A stretch of DNA from Mugil cephalus isolate CIBA_MC_2020 chromosome 12, CIBA_Mcephalus_1.1, whole genome shotgun sequence:
CGAGCAGTCAGCCAGATGGTCACATCGGTATTCTCCTGGGATGCATGCCCCGTTACTGCAGCTGAACTGTCCACTGGTGCATGTCCTTCCAGCTAGTTAACAGATTTGAGAGTGATTTGGCTTCACACAGAAAGGCTGCATGCACATAGCTGCAGTTCAGATTTCATCTTCTTGCAGATACAGGCTCTCATCAAATTCCTTTACTTCCTCAGCCACGGAGATGGCTTGGCATGTCCGACTTAAAGATCTCAATGTTCACATGAAAATGGCAACAATTCAAACAATGAGCAATATTTTGCGATGTACTTACGACAGTGTTGCCTCTCATCTGAGCCATCCTCACAGTCCTCTTCATCGTCGCACACCCATACATCCGGGATACACTCGCCATCGCTTAGGCACTGGAAATGGCTGTTGTCGCACGTTACCTGAGCTGTGGGAACACACGCAGAACGTTTCATTATTTACAACGGTCAACTGAACTCCACTGGTCGCAAGTCGTTCCATGTATTTGATTAAGTGCATTCTTGCATATTTTAATTACGTGTACTTCACTCAAGAAGTTACAAATTTTACATACGAAACATCACTGtgtgtaaaatacaataaacacactctgataaagtaaatagaagTACTTGcacttttgatatttttaatatttttatgaataCTACCTCTACTGAAATTAAATAGTAATAACATTTTATAGAATTTTCTCTAAAGGATCTGAGTATTTCTGCACATTAGACAAGCgtcataataaatatttcaggtGTACAGTGCAACATTATTCAGTGTAACTCACGGCAGTCTTGTTCATCGGAGTCATCCACACAGTCTGATGTCCCGTCACAGTGCCAGTCATATGGGACACACTGACCTGTCCCACAGCGGAACTGCCCCAATTCACATCctacacacacagtttaacacagtgttttttattatgcTACACAACTTACAACAATTTATCCACAGTTAGTCTACAAATAATGTTAATATTCTAATTTAAACACGTCTGAAACGTTTGCCGTCCtatctgaaaaaataattagctACTTTATCATATGTTTGATGGGAAAACCTGACAAGGGCAGAGAAACCTTCTACTGAGCTTCTACTAGCTTGTTGGTAACAGCATTGACGAGCATTGGAGACAAGCGTGCCAGCCAGCCCCCCCTCCAACAGTTACACAACCTTCACCGCTCTCTTCCCCGTTTGATGTTGTTCACTGAGTGGCATCTGTAGAGATAAGGTACCACCACTCTACCGTCCCTGACGTTTTCCAGGAGAGATTGATTCAGGCAGCATAGTTCAGAGGCAGCGCACTCCATCAGAGCCGCTCAAATAGGAATGCGCAATTCTGATGGTCTCTTTGACAGCCTGATTCATGGTGCGTGCAGTTCCTGTCCGGTCTGAGATGTAATTGGAATAAATAGTGGTACTGGGTGGTACCGCAACCATTTCAACCCAGATTCTTCATGAGAGGTAGTGTGAGGTGGTGATTGGTGGTGCATGCATGGGGTTGGTGGTCTATCCTTGTCTTGTCTTATCAAGCACTTTGAACACATTCTTCCCTGTTGACCCAAATTTTTCCTTACAATTGCAAAATATTGGGATTTGCTTATCCTAAAATAAAATTCTATAGTTATAACATGTATCCTATATATACACTATTAGCACTGTTTCTCCATTATAATGAAATGTAACAAGGGACAACATAACCTATTTATAACTACATTGCATGTGACTAATCCTATACAGTTAGCGGTTTACAGTCTCCTATATTTAATGAGCCTTTTAAAGATGGATCGCTTCCACAACAGTGGTGTGTGGTCACGGCCTGTGCAGCTGCGCTAAAAGCCTCGTGTACCTTGCGTCTGTGTCTCCTATTAATTAACCCGCAAGCCACCAATCTGCTTTGCAACCGACTCGACCGAACAGGCTGCGTGTTTAACTCTGTCTGCAGAAATCCTGGAAGAAAGCGCTTTTTCCTGCTCAGTTTACTAATGATAAAATTGCCCACAATGTGCTCAAAGGGAGCTGTTGTTTCAAGGCAGCGATCCCAGGGGTTTCAGTCTCACCTATAGCGTGGTAGCAGTTACAAGTGttgcatactgtatataaacagcTGAAAGGTCCACTCTATTTAAAGAGATATTTACCCCAGAAACAGGGGATATGTTTAATGTAAAACTATACAACTTGAGTTTAAAAGAAGTAAAATTTTGTTACATTGCGTGAAtaaaaggagtaaaaaaaaaaaaacgaaattaaataataagaatCTGCTTTGGAAAACATGAATATAGTGGCTATACGTGTAAGAGTAGGTTGACAACTTAAAGCCGTAGAAgccaaggagaaaccaatctgCAAGAGGCTTTCAAATGCAGCTGGTGTTTCCTGACAGCACTACTTCTGGGATACAGATACAGTGCACTGAAGCTGAACCTTTCAACAGCACTATCTTGTGTGACGGTTCTCCTTACATTCTGAAAAGAACATCTTTGTAACTTTTCCTTAACCCTCAAATTTCTGCCATCAACCCGACAGGAGCATAAGTCGACTGTGCCAGTTAATATTAGAAAAGGTAAAAGCAATCTgtaataaagaaacagaaacgaTCAGTGGTTCTTATCCGTGTTTATTACCTTGGGGAAATCTGATGttttcctttcccttccctttagtttttcttttgtaattagCAAGTTAAACCCACAGCAGGAGAGAGCGCTGCTCTATCCGTGGGTGAAGATAAGGATGCCCTCCTATTGCCCAACAAAGAAGAGCAGTAGTGGAATTTTCATTAGAATGAAGAACCCCAAAGGCCTTAAACCCCACTGTGCAATTACAATGGCACAAAAGAGGTGCCAGCAGGGATGCAAACTCATAACTGGAAatgtcaccctaaaaaaaagtcactaaGGTATTAGAAAACAGACTACAGTAAAGCTTACTTCCTGCGCTAAGGAAAATCAAAACTAAAACCGTCCTCGAAAGCGCACGTTGCGAAAACACCTgtctgctgctactgctgctgctgaaaacgCCTCATTCTTGTCATGTTCACGCTTTCCTCAATGCCATCTTGTCTTGGCGCAGCCCTCTGAACTCAATGGATGTGTTTGGGGAAAAGTTGAGAAAGCGGCTGCTGGCAGAATGAAACGCTGGACCCGTCCATGTTGTCAGAGCAAAGTGCGGCTGCCTATTTCATATGGAAATCAATGCAGCAGAATGCAGTCAATTGCCAAACAAGTGACTTTGGCTCTCACTGCTACACtcaaaaaacagctaaaaaaaaaaaaaaccaagggGCTCTGGCAGTAGCACGGGTGCAAAAGAAACGCATAAACAGAGCGAAGAAGGAAAAAGCCCACCAGAACGGAGAAACATTTCGGTACATGCGTGGACAAAAGAGCGAGCGAAAAGAACCGTGAATGAAGTTGTCACTATGGGATAACGTGGCCACTAGACAACTTATTTTTCCTCAGTACAGTGAGTCACAGCTCAGGTTAGTAGGAGGCTAAACCCCCATCCGCAGTCTCTTTAACGTGGACTGGGGGAGCTACAAAAGGATTTGTTCTCGATTTGTGTCAACGGTGTTCCAGTTTCTGACGCAGTGTTAGTGTTGCACAAGGATTTAGGCTCCTACACCGGAAAGAAGCTGGCATGCGCGCGATTTAACGTGCACACGCCTCGCCAAGATTGCGCCTTGAAAAGTTTGACCTGACTCAAACTCAAAACAGCCTTGGTCAAAATCAAATCGGTTATAATCACATTAGCCAATATGTTGCATGACTTATCTATTTTTCCTCCACGTGGATGGACGGAAAACTTTATAATGCCATTAACGTTCTTAAAAGGTCATTCGGATTCCTCTGGCTAATGATTAATACAGAAAACAGCttaatttaataacaaaacACGTCTGAAACAGCAAAAGTAACAGGGGATGGTTAACAGAGCGGCACAATGAAACCTCCCAAAACCGTCTCATTAGCTATTAATGCCAGTGTAAGCATTCAGCAGCCGTATCGAGTGTGAGGCCTGGATAATGTATTCCTAAAGGCCATGTTAGAAACAATTATCAAACTAAGGGATTTTTGTGAAGGATTAAGCACAGATTAGACAAAGTACCGTGTCTCTTAGTTAAACATTACTGAACAACTGGCAATCTTGACACGAGACTCATAACAGAAACTTGTGTCCAACAGCCTGACTCACACACCATCTTTCAGGAGACGCTTGACACATGCCCTGGGCATTCACAAGTAACATGTAGTTGTTAATTAAAACTCTTGTTAAACTTCTATTAATTGCAACAAATTTAAGATAATGATTGCCACGAACGTGCTGACGAAGTCGTCTGTTCTGCTCAAGTCATCGTTTTGTACGCTACAGCTGTGATCAGCAAAATTTCAGCTACAAGCTGCTGAGATTCAGAGGAAATGCCAAGTGAATTTTTTAAACGCCACCGTCTCGGCGTCAGCACAGGTGCCATGTCTTTTTGGCTCAGGCTGTCCACATTCTCTATTTGCGAGGAAACATGTTCAGGATATTTCATGATGAACAGTTACAAACGCCATAGCTGAGACCTTAGCGTTGGAAGTATTTGAAACTGAACTCCAGACTGCTCCTTATGTAGAAATGAATCCATTCTGCGGCAGCTGCAGTGTAATTAGTTGCTTGATTCACACTAAGGAGCTTACATACTAAGGGTTGAGCAAAAAGAAAGCAGATTACAATTTGAGAAGTAGGATCTAGCTGGGctacaaacacaacagacaagCATGAGATGGTCACGTATAAAGAGCAGTGTCTGACAAATTTGGTTCTGTCTCTCACTTtcattggcaaaaaaaaaataagtaaagttCTTCCTCAAGCTGGAATCAAGTTTGAATCGGTAGTTCTCAGCGTAATATCTGCCCCACCGAGTGAGATTTGTACCAGTGGCTCTCAGTCCTCACAGATTGTCTGTAAGTCACATGCTCTTTTCTGTTACCTAGCAACAGTAAAGCTCAGGCAAAAGTTCCTCAAGAGAACTTCCAATCTGTCCGAGGACGGCTTTGTGCTCAACCTTTAAAGTAATACTATGTGGCGAAGCATTTAGCCCTGCAGCCAGAATCACTTTACCTACTGgccacatcaaaaaaaaaatactggaagGTATGATGAACTCTCCTTAAATTAAATCAGAGGGGGGTTTCTGAATCATCAGTAAAAGTTATTTCCAGATGACTGCACTGCCATTTAACATAAGCTCGTTGCTCTAAAATTAGCTTTGATCCCCTtgtgttgatttgatttgatgagcAACAAGTGCACAGGGTGAATCACTAGGAAGCACAACAACTCTGCAGTTCCTCAGTGAATCACTCACTCACTAAGAGCCTGTgtggacaaaataaatgaataagtaaataaataaataaaagcagggataaatgggggagaaaaaaaaaactcagcactCACCGTCAGTATGGCACCATCTAACACTGCAtatgaagaggagaaagagttTAAGCAGCAGTGCTCTCCACATTCTGGCTGGTCCGTCCAGCTCCGCTGTGCAGATGGAGGAGCTGTAAGGACTGGGGCTGGGATGCTGTTgctttcctctgtctttcttggCCCGCTAGTTGATGAAAAGGGGCGTGCACAAAGGCCAGGACAGCCGCTCCCCCAACCCAGCCTCGGCCCTCCGGGTAAATCCCTCTGGCCCTGGAATCTGCATAATGCCATGCAGGTCCTACTTGTCCTGCCCGAGTGCCAGTGATTTTTCACTCTCAGCGGGCTATCAGTGTTAGTTTACCCCTCTCTTGGGAATTAGCTGGGTGCTTGGGAGAAACATAATGAGGAGGGGggccataaaacaaacaaaaataattaaattaataaaatgaaaccctTCTAGCAGAGCACACTGGAGGCACAAGCAAATAGTGCTCAGTGGATCTGGGTCGAGCTAACGCAAAGAGCattacattgtgttttttaCGTGCACCTGACCTGACAAGTGAAATATAAAGCTTTAAAGCGTGCTTTCCATCCACgtcacaacacaacattaggaGGTCAAATGACATATTAGTGCGCACTCGAAGTAAACGGACTGTCAAAACTAAAAGACAACTGCCAATTAATAATACGTATCAGAAGCGGGGTTTAAGCAACGTGAGAAAACTAGTACTCGCCAGTCCTTTCACCGGATGGGTCGCTGTGCACGATGACGACCAGAAGCTCAACGCCGCCATCTTGCGGCTGTTAAAATAACAGCGGGGGGCTCCGAAGAAGTGGTTGCTATAGCGACCGAgcaactgaaacttttaaaCGGTCATTTAATGCTCATTTGAAGCCGAGTTTTGGAGAGAAATTTGCTAAAGTTAGGtaacttaataataaataaataaatatatcatcaTGGTGACTCCACAAAGTAATGTAGAAGACGTCCTGAAGGTAGAGGGGAGCGCAGTGGAGGTATGTAAAGCAAAAAGACCGAAAAATCACTGTATCACACTTTTTGCTCGAAGCTAAGCTAATAGTTCCACTTGCTGGTTTGCTGTTTTTTGATAACGTTTGTCTTTAActtgtatttaattaaacaatggcattttaaacattttaatacataCATAGTTGAATAGTTGAGTATCTAAGTTAGATGACCTAAATTATCCAGGCATGAGTAAAAATGAAGTGCAAGCTAGCTAGCAACAATCAAGTGTATTCcatcattttctgataaatTTCTTAATTCACcataaataattcagatttaTCACAACCCCCATTTTGTCTCCATACTGGGCATTTATATATAGCTACAAGTCAGTTCcacctttttacttttattacataaactgtattttcattattaattctTGCATCACAAGTGTTTaccattaatattattattattgtaataatatattatttgtgtatgtttttctaCCAAGAAGCACTAAATTGGCTTGTCCTGAATCGTCTCACCAGAGTTCTTGCGAGATCTGTCACCAGTCTATTTCTAAATATCAGAATTAAAAATCAAGTATTTGTCAGGCTgccattttcagttttattttcaattttatgTATGCAACACCAAAACATATGTTGTATGTCTGAGAGCTTTGCATATCTAGGACAAGGTCATATATGAGCCATTGTGGACAACAATTACCCCATTAGTAAACACTTGGTTAGTCTGTTTGTCTGAGGAAGAAATTAACCTTCAACAAAACCAGATGAGATCAACTGTCTGTCTCAAACTGTTGGAAAGAGATGAATAATGGTTATGTTTTAACACAAGGTTTCTTTTGTTGCTAGCATAAGGACAGCATTCAGAAGTCTCTTCAAAATATTGCTACAGACGATACAACAGAGAGGATTCTGCGGTCCAGGATAGATGAGCAGTCAAGTTTGATCTGCATACTGAAACAGAGAGCAGATGAGATGCTTCTGCGATGTCAAGCCCTGCAAAAAATCAATAAGGAGCTTGAGGACCAAGTAACAGATTGCCAGAATGAATTGAACACTGAAAGGAGGAAATCAGACATGTTAGAGAAAAGATTTATGGATTTAGCAGCCAACAATCAAGCAATTATTGTTTTCATGGAGGAGTACAAAAATCAGAATGCTCAGTTCGTACTTGAAAACAAGCGGCTGCGGGCGGAGAATGAGTCCCTGTTCTCCAAAAAGTTACAGGATAAAGAAGTGATGGTTTGTAAACTCAAGCAAGAAATCAAACTattgacagaaacacacacacacaaagaaaatgaatatcGGTACGTTGTTCAAAATCTATTTACCAATATGCATGTCATTAAATTTTATGTGTCAAGCTTAACATTTACTGAGTAAAGCTTCCAAAGTGTGATCTAAAGACTGTTTTATGTAATTATAAATGGTATATCATGAGTTTTTGActattatttaaacaaattcacAGTATGCAATTAACAGAGATTTATAAAACAGCAATATAGTTTGTGATGTAagcacatgttttttgtttaaccTTTCATTTGTAGTGACCAATTTGCATCATTTTACATCAATATTTAAGGGAAAAATTAGCTGAGAGCGAGTCAGTGCTCCTGGAACAAGCAACTCAACACAAAGTCAATGAAACGTCACTACATGATCAGTTGCATGATGCTCATCAACAACACAGAGAAGTTTTGGAGAGATGTGAAGGTGTGTAGAAAGTATATAACCGTGTAAAAAGTGTATATTCTCTCTACTGCTACAGATCACTTGTAAAAATTGTGGTCTTTCTCCCTCAGACCTGAAGTTGAAACTACAAGAGACTAAAGAGCAGCTTGCGTTGAAGGAAACCAGCATGAGAGAAAGCTCAACAAGTTTTaccaaagagaaagacaaattaTTGTGCATTGCTATGGAGAGAGGCAAAGTGATACAGGTGAACAAAAGGAGTATTTGTTCAGCTGACTAAAACAGCACATTTGCGCAGAAGGAATTATTCCCATCATTTTAATCCCAATTTAAAAATTTTCTtacaaacaggagaaaaatgCTGAAATCCAGCAGCTGAAGataaaatggaaagaagaaaagcaagCACGGGTCAAAGCACAAGACAGGTACATTGTTCACCAACAACGTTTCTTGGCGCTTTTGACTTAGTAAAACACTTTGTCCTTTTAAATTTTTAGGTTTGAACTGGAATCAGAAGCAGTTAATGCAGatctcaaagtgaagtctctccaGTCTGCTCTTAACGAATCCATGGCAAAGTTTGAGAAGCTAAACATGGTTTGTTGAAATCTGCAGTATTAAATTGTGTAACTGATTACTGCCCATAATTGGCTAAAGCCCAACACATTTTCTTCTCCATCATTTTACAGGATTTAGAAGCCTTCAAAGAACACAGCACCAACCTCCTCAAACAAGAAAGGGAGTTAAATAAGAAACTTCGCCATATGACAGGTTAAAGTCATCATGTAAGTGCTGCGTTTGCTGTTAATATAAAGATTTCCCCCCCAAGAATGTGTCTAAACCAAAGAAAGTGAAGCAAACCACAGCACTTCTTTGTCACAATGTAACTTTTAATTACATCTTTGGAGAAATAGaaccacaacacacatacatagcATGACGTTAGAAGCTCCTCAAATAGAAATGATACTGTACAAACGTCTCTCTCATAAAACCTTCCAACCTCAGACAATTATGAATGTTCCTCTGCTAGTTTCTCAGCCTTTTGGACTACTTCTTCAATGGGCCCCACCATGTAGAAAGCTTGCTCTGGCAAGGCATCATATTCACCTTGAAGAGAGAACAGACAGAGCATTACATCTAAAGTCTGCCAAGTTGAtgccatttaaaatgttttacgTCAGTGCTACACTTTACCTCCTAGAATGCTTTTGAAGCCTTTGATTGTCTCCTTGAGGGGTACCAGCTTGCCCAAATGGCCAGTGAAAACCTCTGCTACCTGGAATGGCTGAGACAGGAAACGCTGGATCTTGCGAGCGCGTGCCACAGTCAGTTTGTCCTCCTCAGACAATTCATCCATACCTAGGATGGCAATGATGTCCTGTAACGATTTATagtcctaaaaaaaataataaagagaaaggTTTAGTTTTTGGACAGAAAATATGTATTAACATGTGTCAGAACTAGTTGGTAGCCAACAAAAAGCTTGCCTGCAGGATCTTCTGCACACCACGAGCAACATCATAGTGTTCGGACCCAACAATGTTGGGATCCATGATGCGAGAAGTGGAATCCAGAGGGTCCACAGCCGGATAGATGCCCAGCTCAGCGATGGCGCGGGACAGCACAGTTGTTGCATCCAAGTGAGCAAAAGTGGTGGCTGGAGCAGGGTCAGTCAAGTCATCAGCTGGTACATAGATAGCCTGTAACACATTAAACAGTTTTAGCATGAGCAATCTAGAAAATGAGAGCACGCTGACATATAATTAACATCCGTGTCTTCTCACTTGCACTGAAGTGATGGAGCCCTTCTTAGTTGTTGTAATTCTCTCCTGCATTGTACCCATGTCAGTAGCCAGGGTTGGCTGGTAACCCACAGCGGAGGGGATACGACCCAACAGTGCAGACACCTGATGGACAGTCACACAATTATGAAAACAAAGTATGTAACACGGGTGTTATTGTGATGAGGACATTTGCATATGTTGAAAAGACACGTCTGGCATTTCAAACCTCTGATCCAGCCTGGGTAAACCTAAAGATGTTGTCAATAAAGAGAAGCACGTCCTGTCCCTCCTGATCACGGAAGTATTCTGCAACAGTCAGACCAGTCAGAGCAACCCTGGCACGAGCGCCTGGAGGCTCGTTCATCTGACCGTACACCAGCGCCACCtgacaacatgaagacacaaaCCTCATGATTAGTTTAGGATAAGAACAGATGTGCATCAATCCATCACGTCTGCTGAAATAAACTCCGTTACATCTTACACTACAGTACCTCTGGATTCGTTTTTGAATAAATGGTTTTAACTAATTGAGGCTGTCACCTTTGAAGTGGTGTCTTTCAGGTTAATGACACCAGACTCAATCATCTCGTGGTACAAGTCATTTCCCTCACGGGTTCTCTCTCCCACTCCAGCAAACACGGAGTAACCACCGTGGGCCTTGGCCACGTTGTTGATCAGCTCCATGATCAATACAGTCTTGCCAACACCAGCACCGCCGAACAGACCTGAAGGAATATAGtatgaaaaaataattcattaccATGGCACAACTGTTCAAATTTTAGTCTGGACTAAAAAGAATTGAATTATGTAAAATAACTAACCAATCTTTCCACCCTTGGCGTAGGGTGCCAACAGATCTACCACCTTGATTCCAGTCACCAGGATCTCCTGCTCCACACTCATGTCGGTGAACTCAGGGGCTTCAGCGTGAATAGGAGCAGTTCtgcaaaaaaagtgacaaataatttttaaatatgATAATTAAATGGATACAGAGGGTAATAAATCCTTTACAAAGCTCAAAAAATCCTGTATGTTTAGGGCCAAAActgtcataataaaaaaaatataataataatttacccAAATAAATGTCAATATCATTAAATACTATgttgatatttctgttttatttaatgttgcgTCTAGATTTACATTAATTGTTTATGCTTCCGTTTTAACTGTCTTTTACTTCTTGACTGCTTGATTTTTAACAAAAGCAGATACCCTGACCATACTTTTACTTCTTTTAATTATGATTGACAAATGACAGGCGTCACTCAAAgcataacaaaaaacaacttatccaaaaaaatacttaaaaccTCAGCCACATGCTCCTCCTAATACTTACTGTTTGGTACTAATTGGACCCCTCTCATCAATGGGTTCTCCAATGACATTCATAATCCTGCCCAAGGTCTCGGGGCCGACGGGAATCCGGATGGGAGCTCCAGTGTCGAGAACCTTCTGACCGCGGACGAGACCCTCGGTACCGTCCATGGCGATCGTCCTGACTGTGTTTTCACCTGAagaacagacaaagacagacggTAAAGACCAAAGATCATATGAGGGAGGATGAACAAACGTGTTCGGTAGCACTTTCAACCCCCAGAATAACTCACCCAGGTGCTGTGCCACCTCCAACACCAGCCGGCTCTCGCGGCCGGCCACCTCCAGTGCATTGAGAATAGGAGGCAGGCCTTCATCGAACTGGACGTCCACCACAGCACCAATCACAGCTACTATGCGGCCGTTGGCGAGAGCAGCCTGAGCTGCTGGGGCAGCATAACCCCTGCCTGAGTGGAAAATGACACaagaaaattagatttaaaaacaacatgacaacaactaaaacaacacattacaGAGACTAACCTGAGATTGGTGCATGCATAAGACACCAGACTTAACatatatttctacattttagtgtttcatgACAGCTTTGCCCACATTCTGTTGAACTCCTGTTGATAAGTTTGAAACAGTGTGTGAGACATTGAGTTGAGCTCAGGAAGGTCATTGAGCCCAGACTATAAATTAAGGCGTGTTTGGGGATACGTCTTTTAACCGAAGCAACAATACGATCAAATACGTGCTTGTCTCTTAATTTAGTTGCGTTAAATGACTACAAATCTCAACTGAACTCAAATGAATGGTGAAGCTGAGGCCTAATCCGGTGAGCATGAATCCATTTGAGAGCAGCCAGACCAGCATATGAGGCCGACAGTCGCTACAGATTTAAAAGCTGATTCACTTACTCGAATAAAGACCAGCATGTCTCCCGCTGACTGTTTTCAGAGAGCTGAAACCAGGCTTTAATGCCTGCAGAGCCCCGCTGCAGCACCGTCCCACAGCACCCAACATGGTTAAGAAGATGGCTGAAGGTGAGGGCACACTGCTTGCTCTGTCTGAGCATGCGCACTCTATCGTGTTTCTATACGCCCCCTTTACCGCTCGAGGGCAGCACAAACTCATCATGTAGGATTTCACGTTGGGGGCTAAACAATCCAACCATACTACTGAAAGAAATTACACTGTTATAAAGACTGTCCGCATATTATCGGAAAAATAAGGCGAACCCATGATTTTATGGATAACACTTTATTATATCGcatcatttttaacatttgggAAATTACTTACAACACAGTgcccataaaaataaaaaataaaaacgatattggAGTAATATTTTTAACACAGCACCATACATACAACAGgtaaaacagcagaaatacagagtagggtgatttattttattagaagaaaaactattaaattacCTTCACCTGAATACATACCTTTCTGCCTGAGTCCATCTATGGATGTTCATTAAAATGTACCAGTGTGTTCTGACTTAATCTGAATTACAATAAAGAAACCATTctgtaaaaacatacacatagAGGAATTACATGTTTCTGTAGTACAACAGCTGTTCATGCTCCCAGATGTTAGAAGAGGACACTGTTCACTATTCACTATTCATTACAGAATCAACACACTTTATACTGAATGACAAGAGACAATAGGAACTGCATATGAAGAAACgacacaaatcaaaacacacacaagtgtttCAGGCAAATGAATTTCAAAGCATCTGTAGGTTCTCTGGGGTCTCCAGTggacctcaaaaaaaaaacctacagcACCAAATGATGATTGAGACTCGACTTTTTTTGATGACCAGTTGTTTATTAGAAGACACAACTCTATTATTTtagtggagaagaagaagaagaagaaaaaagagaaaaaaagaaaaaaagagataaaaagagatGGAACGTGGACCTTACGGCCCAACCTCCAAActgagtgagaaagagaaacgGCTCCTATTTAAAGACTCCTGTTGGTGATTTGATGAC
This window harbors:
- the LOC125018106 gene encoding ATP synthase subunit beta, mitochondrial-like, whose protein sequence is MLGAVGRCCSGALQALKPGFSSLKTVSGRHAGLYSSRGYAAPAAQAALANGRIVAVIGAVVDVQFDEGLPPILNALEVAGRESRLVLEVAQHLGENTVRTIAMDGTEGLVRGQKVLDTGAPIRIPVGPETLGRIMNVIGEPIDERGPISTKQTAPIHAEAPEFTDMSVEQEILVTGIKVVDLLAPYAKGGKIGLFGGAGVGKTVLIMELINNVAKAHGGYSVFAGVGERTREGNDLYHEMIESGVINLKDTTSKVALVYGQMNEPPGARARVALTGLTVAEYFRDQEGQDVLLFIDNIFRFTQAGSEVSALLGRIPSAVGYQPTLATDMGTMQERITTTKKGSITSVQAIYVPADDLTDPAPATTFAHLDATTVLSRAIAELGIYPAVDPLDSTSRIMDPNIVGSEHYDVARGVQKILQDYKSLQDIIAILGMDELSEEDKLTVARARKIQRFLSQPFQVAEVFTGHLGKLVPLKETIKGFKSILGGEYDALPEQAFYMVGPIEEVVQKAEKLAEEHS
- the zgc:172182 gene encoding coiled-coil domain-containing protein 89 isoform X1 produces the protein MVTPQSNVEDVLKVEGSAVEHKDSIQKSLQNIATDDTTERILRSRIDEQSSLICILKQRADEMLLRCQALQKINKELEDQVTDCQNELNTERRKSDMLEKRFMDLAANNQAIIVFMEEYKNQNAQFVLENKRLRAENESLFSKKLQDKEVMVCKLKQEIKLLTETHTHKENEYREKLAESESVLLEQATQHKVNETSLHDQLHDAHQQHREVLERCEDLKLKLQETKEQLALKETSMRESSTSFTKEKDKLLCIAMERGKVIQEKNAEIQQLKIKWKEEKQARVKAQDRFELESEAVNADLKVKSLQSALNESMAKFEKLNMDLEAFKEHSTNLLKQERELNKKLRHMTG
- the zgc:172182 gene encoding coiled-coil domain-containing protein 89 isoform X2, with the protein product MVTPQSNVEDVLKVEGSAVEHKDSIQKSLQNIATDDTTERILRSRIDEQSSLICILKQRADEMLLRCQALQKINKELEDQVTDCQNELNTERRKSDMLEKRFMDLAANNQAIIVFMEEYKNQNAQFVLENKRLRAENESLFSKKLQDKEVMITCKNCGLSPSDLKLKLQETKEQLALKETSMRESSTSFTKEKDKLLCIAMERGKVIQEKNAEIQQLKIKWKEEKQARVKAQDRFELESEAVNADLKVKSLQSALNESMAKFEKLNMDLEAFKEHSTNLLKQERELNKKLRHMTG